CCCCGCCGTTGACGGCGGCTCAATGGTTATGCCGCGTCAATCTGTCCAGATAGCCCATCACAAACGCCGACAGGACAAAGGTCAGATGGATGATGACATACCACATTAATTTGTTATCCGGGACGTTTTTCGCGTCCATAAACACGCGTAACAGGTGAATGGAAGAGATAGCGACTATCGATGCCGCCACCTTATTTTTTAGCGACGTCGCATCCATTTTCCCCAGCCAGTTCAGCTTCTCCTTGCCCGCAGAGATATCCAGCTGAGAGACAAAATTCTCATACCCGGAGAACATGACCATTACCAGCAATCCGCCAACCAGCGTCATATCAACCAGCGATAACAGCACCAGGATCAGATCGGCCTCCGCCAGGGCAAAAACGTTCGGCAGAACGTGTAGAATTTCCTGGAAAAATTTTAGCGCTAAAGCGATCAGCGCCAAAGAGAGGCCAAAATACACCGGCGCGAGCAGCCAGCGAGACGCATACATTACATTTTCAAGAAAGCGTTCCATAGGGACCTGTCAGGTAACTAAAACCAGCAACAGTATATCTCAACCATGCAACATCAGATCAACATGCCAGTTAAGAGCCTATCCCACCAGGCGTTATTGGCGCAGCCAGTTTGGACACGGACAGCGCGCAAAAACCGGAGCGTACACGTAGTACGTGAGGTTTGACTCGCTACGCTCGCCCTTCGGGCCGCCGCTAGCGGCGTTCAAAACGCTAACGCGTTTTGGCGAGCACTGCCCAGGTCCAAAATGGCAAGTAAAATAGCCCTAATGGGATAGGCTCTAAATCTCATCCGGGTTAACCTGCGGGCGCTGATATTCCGGCCATACCAGCGCGACCAATGCCGGGTAGGCTTCAAGACTGAACTCGCGAAAACACTGGCGTAAATTAAGGACGTCCAAATCCGAATACGGCACCTTTTCTCCGTTCAGACAACGCTTCTTTATATTGTCGTAATACTTATAAACGGCAGAGTTAAGGTCGCTGCAACGACGCTGTGCGTCAAATAATCCAGGCGTTTCATTCAACTCAGTCATTGTCATTCGTTTTATCGTTGCATGAAGGAAATCGATATATTCATGGTTAACGCGCCAGTACCATACCGGCGTTATCGAATTCATTAATACTGAGAAATGATCTTCGCCCTCTTCCTTTGTCATGGGTTCAGTTTGATTTAAATTTACGATTTTTCCACCAGGACGTTTTTTATTAACCTCCCACATCAGGAAGAGTATC
This DNA window, taken from Salmonella enterica subsp. enterica serovar Typhimurium str. LT2, encodes the following:
- the yqhA gene encoding putative membrane-associated protein (similar to E. coli orf, hypothetical protein (AAC76038.1); Blastp hit to AAC76038.1 (164 aa), 94% identity in aa 1 - 164), translating into MERFLENVMYASRWLLAPVYFGLSLALIALALKFFQEILHVLPNVFALAEADLILVLLSLVDMTLVGGLLVMVMFSGYENFVSQLDISAGKEKLNWLGKMDATSLKNKVAASIVAISSIHLLRVFMDAKNVPDNKLMWYVIIHLTFVLSAFVMGYLDRLTRHNH
- a CDS encoding putative ATP-dependent RNA helicase-like protein; this encodes MEPAMNSIFYSVIILLLLTGAILFLMWEVNKKRPGGKIVNLNQTEPMTKEEGEDHFSVLMNSITPVWYWRVNHEYIDFLHATIKRMTMTELNETPGLFDAQRRCSDLNSAVYKYYDNIKKRCLNGEKVPYSDLDVLNLRQCFREFSLEAYPALVALVWPEYQRPQVNPDEI